A genome region from Nitrosopumilus oxyclinae includes the following:
- a CDS encoding isocitrate/isopropylmalate dehydrogenase family protein, which yields MYNISLITGDGIGPELSESAISVLNTIHDKLDLKFEITTLSAGDQALSETGKALPDETVESIKQSDACMKAPVGESAADVIVVLRRMLDLYANIRPAKSYPHMPALRDDIDMVIVRENTEDLYIGKEFSLGDSSVALRIISEAASKRIAKYAFETAKQRDSMRKVTCVHKSNVMRITDGMFAKACADVSKDYPDITFEEMYVDACAMNLIRQPEQFDVVVTTNLFGDILSDESSQVVGGLGMAPAANIGDNFALFEPVHGAAFDIAGQNIANPSSFLLSMKMMLDWLGNKHNDSKCIEVGQKLESTIFNLVKTGVKTKDIGGDKSTSEFTKQITDNL from the coding sequence ATGTACAATATTTCGTTAATTACTGGTGATGGGATTGGTCCTGAACTATCAGAATCTGCAATTTCTGTTTTAAATACAATTCATGATAAGCTTGATTTGAAATTTGAAATTACAACATTATCTGCTGGTGACCAGGCTCTATCCGAAACCGGAAAAGCACTTCCTGATGAAACAGTTGAATCGATAAAACAGTCTGATGCATGCATGAAAGCACCCGTAGGTGAAAGTGCTGCTGATGTGATTGTGGTGTTGAGGAGAATGCTTGATTTGTATGCCAATATTCGACCTGCAAAATCATACCCACACATGCCTGCATTACGTGATGATATTGATATGGTGATAGTTCGAGAAAATACTGAGGATCTTTACATTGGTAAGGAATTCAGTCTAGGTGATTCATCTGTTGCACTTAGAATAATTTCTGAAGCAGCTTCGAAAAGAATTGCAAAATATGCTTTTGAAACTGCTAAACAACGTGACTCTATGCGAAAAGTAACATGTGTTCATAAATCAAATGTGATGCGAATTACGGATGGTATGTTTGCAAAGGCATGTGCTGATGTTTCCAAGGATTATCCTGATATTACATTTGAAGAGATGTATGTTGACGCATGTGCTATGAATTTAATTCGTCAACCAGAACAGTTTGATGTTGTAGTTACTACTAATTTGTTTGGAGATATTTTATCTGATGAATCCTCACAGGTAGTTGGTGGATTAGGTATGGCCCCAGCTGCTAACATTGGAGATAATTTTGCTTTGTTTGAACCCGTTCATGGTGCAGCATTTGATATTGCAGGCCAAAACATCGCAAATCCTTCATCTTTCTTGTTATCCATGAAGATGATGCTTGATTGGTTAGGTAACAAACACAATGATTCCAAATGTATTGAGGTTGGTCAAAAATTAGAATCTACTATTTTTAATTTAGTAAAAACTGGCGTTAAGACTAAAGATATTGGTGGTGACAAGAGTACTAGTGAATTTACAAAACAAATTACTGATAATCTTTAA
- a CDS encoding CHASE domain-containing protein, giving the protein MEEQNSQKQNFLKDTDFLTLLITDELKQYGQVLVGAKGLYAASNEVELSEWNTFIDSQNLPTRFPGLQGVGYVEHTLHENRDKLIAKMVDYGFVNYQILPQGDRSEYYPVLFVAPLDIRNEKAIGFDIYSEQIRQDAVNLLKKTGDTTITGKIILVQEIDDDIQYGFLMLTPIYSNEANSSDTLTGMVYAVFRINDFILGTVDGHLFDNIKLKIYDTSVSDENLFFDSQELHDTTFDDDFSTEIFVSINNRDWVFSYAGNSVPLNLVEALVQIFIPVVGIAMSLLLFYMFRIFATNIKLTQEAANSEKITTIGTMASRMSHDLKNPLTVIKSSLELLKMNLGPDLDEKTKNYTKRIDDSIDSIFSIIDDVLEFAKNSKLHKEKTSINFLLETVVSNIDVPKDIQIKLPENKMTLNCDSSKMKSVFSNLITNSIQSIENNGTITISIESDSKNAFISIVDSGPGIPKDKISRIFDPLFTTKSSGTGLGLGICRNIIEQHRGTISVHNNPTTFTISLPKTLASDDDNVVDAGVVLKKMLKDIKKDET; this is encoded by the coding sequence TTGGAAGAACAAAATTCTCAAAAACAAAATTTTCTTAAAGATACTGATTTTTTGACATTATTAATTACTGATGAACTAAAACAATATGGGCAAGTGCTAGTTGGAGCAAAGGGTCTTTACGCTGCTTCAAATGAGGTTGAATTATCTGAATGGAATACCTTTATTGATTCACAAAATCTTCCTACACGATTTCCTGGACTTCAAGGAGTTGGATATGTTGAACACACTCTTCATGAAAATCGTGATAAACTAATTGCCAAAATGGTTGACTATGGATTTGTTAACTATCAAATTTTACCTCAGGGGGATAGGAGTGAATATTATCCTGTGTTGTTTGTAGCTCCTTTGGATATTCGTAACGAAAAGGCCATTGGTTTTGATATTTACTCTGAGCAAATTCGGCAGGATGCAGTAAATCTTCTCAAAAAAACTGGAGATACTACGATTACTGGAAAAATAATTTTGGTTCAAGAAATTGATGATGATATTCAGTATGGGTTCTTGATGCTGACTCCAATTTATTCAAACGAAGCAAACTCCTCAGATACTTTAACTGGTATGGTATATGCCGTATTTAGAATAAATGATTTTATTCTTGGAACAGTGGATGGCCACTTATTTGATAATATAAAATTAAAAATATATGATACTTCTGTTTCAGATGAAAATTTATTTTTTGATTCACAAGAATTACATGACACTACTTTTGATGATGATTTTTCAACTGAGATATTTGTCTCCATAAATAATAGGGATTGGGTATTTTCATATGCTGGAAATAGTGTGCCTCTTAATCTGGTGGAAGCATTAGTTCAAATTTTTATCCCTGTAGTTGGAATTGCAATGAGTTTATTGTTATTTTACATGTTTAGAATTTTTGCTACAAATATAAAATTGACTCAAGAGGCAGCAAATAGTGAAAAAATTACCACGATTGGAACAATGGCTTCACGAATGTCTCATGATTTGAAAAATCCTCTTACTGTGATTAAAAGTAGCCTTGAATTATTGAAAATGAATTTGGGACCTGACCTGGATGAAAAAACAAAAAATTATACAAAACGAATTGATGATTCAATTGATTCTATATTTTCTATAATTGATGATGTTTTAGAATTTGCAAAAAATTCAAAACTCCATAAAGAAAAAACTTCCATTAACTTTCTACTTGAAACTGTAGTTTCCAATATTGATGTACCAAAAGATATTCAAATCAAATTACCTGAAAATAAAATGACTCTGAATTGTGATTCCAGTAAGATGAAATCTGTTTTTTCAAATTTAATTACAAATTCTATACAATCAATAGAAAATAATGGAACAATTACGATTTCTATTGAATCTGATTCTAAAAATGCATTTATCTCTATAGTTGATTCTGGACCTGGTATTCCTAAAGATAAAATTTCTCGAATTTTTGATCCATTATTCACTACTAAATCTTCTGGAACTGGATTAGGTTTAGGAATTTGTCGAAATATTATAGAACAACATCGAGGAACAATCTCTGTACACAACAATCCTACCACGTTTACTATCTCTTTACCAAAAACTTTGGCGTCTGATGATGATAATGTGGTTGATGCTGGGGTTGTATTGAAAAAAATGCTCAAAGATATCAAAAAAGATGAAACTTAG
- a CDS encoding 2-isopropylmalate synthase — MVNVRIFDTTLRDGEQTLGVSLSPEQKLAIAKKLDELGVDAIEAGFPVISDGELKAVKMITSEGLSCEIAGLTRTIKKDIDAAVDAGLNYIHTFIATSDIHLEHKLQMTRDQALEKAIEAVEYGKSRGLQVEFSAEDASRTDREFLKKVFGDVAKAGADRVNIPDTVGYSTPEYMAEITRDTIEATKLPVSVHCHNDFGLAVANSLAGIHAGASCAHVTINGIGERAGNASLEELSMALKCLPHKQNYETNIKSELIYETSRFISKTVGIIVQPNKAIVGANAFGHESGIHTHGVLSNPLTYEPISPELVGRKRWLKVGKHAGVHGMNAMLKEYGVTPTEEQAKQILEKVKILGDQGKQVTDVELLSMASDVLGEKELKRIVQLTGFSVSTGIGTMPYAFVKLNINGQDHIGTDYGVGPVDAALNAIQKITGKISEIRIKDYGLASISGGSGALCEVTVKVEDPLGNKVSAKSVGEDIVTTSVKAVIDAINRIMLKKMLSEKQVN, encoded by the coding sequence ATGGTAAATGTTAGAATTTTTGATACTACATTACGTGATGGTGAACAAACACTTGGTGTATCATTATCTCCAGAACAAAAATTAGCAATTGCAAAAAAACTTGATGAATTAGGAGTTGATGCAATTGAAGCAGGATTTCCAGTAATTTCTGATGGTGAATTAAAAGCAGTCAAAATGATTACTTCTGAAGGCTTGTCTTGTGAAATTGCTGGATTGACTAGGACAATCAAAAAAGATATTGATGCTGCAGTTGATGCTGGATTAAATTATATTCATACATTCATTGCAACTTCCGATATTCATTTGGAACACAAGCTCCAAATGACTCGAGATCAAGCACTTGAAAAAGCAATTGAGGCAGTAGAGTATGGCAAGTCACGTGGATTACAAGTAGAGTTTTCAGCTGAAGATGCATCAAGAACAGACCGTGAATTTTTGAAAAAAGTTTTCGGTGATGTTGCAAAAGCAGGAGCTGATCGTGTTAACATTCCTGATACTGTAGGTTATTCTACTCCTGAATATATGGCTGAGATCACTAGAGATACTATTGAAGCTACAAAACTTCCAGTAAGTGTTCACTGTCATAATGATTTTGGATTAGCAGTTGCAAACTCTTTGGCTGGAATTCATGCAGGAGCTTCATGTGCTCATGTAACAATAAATGGAATTGGAGAGCGAGCTGGAAACGCATCATTGGAAGAACTTTCCATGGCACTCAAATGCTTACCTCATAAACAAAATTACGAAACTAATATTAAATCTGAATTAATCTATGAAACTTCTAGATTTATCTCAAAGACTGTGGGAATTATTGTACAGCCAAACAAAGCAATAGTTGGGGCCAATGCCTTTGGCCACGAGTCTGGTATTCACACTCACGGTGTATTGAGTAATCCTCTCACTTACGAACCTATCAGTCCTGAATTAGTGGGAAGAAAAAGATGGCTTAAGGTTGGAAAACATGCAGGAGTCCATGGAATGAATGCCATGTTGAAAGAGTATGGTGTTACGCCAACTGAAGAACAAGCAAAACAAATCTTAGAAAAAGTCAAAATACTTGGTGATCAAGGAAAACAAGTTACTGATGTAGAGTTGTTATCTATGGCAAGTGATGTTTTAGGTGAAAAAGAACTCAAAAGAATTGTACAATTAACTGGCTTTTCAGTTTCTACTGGAATTGGAACAATGCCTTATGCGTTTGTAAAATTAAATATTAATGGTCAAGACCATATTGGAACTGATTACGGCGTCGGTCCAGTTGATGCAGCATTAAATGCAATTCAAAAAATCACAGGTAAGATTTCTGAGATTAGAATTAAAGATTATGGATTGGCATCCATTTCAGGTGGTTCTGGCGCTTTATGTGAAGTTACAGTAAAAGTTGAGGATCCTTTAGGAAACAAGGTTTCGGCAAAATCTGTTGGTGAAGATATTGTAACAACTTCTGTAAAGGCAGTAATTGATGCAATCAATAGAATTATGCTTAAAAAAATGCTTAGTGAGAAACAGGTCAACTAA
- the ilvN gene encoding acetolactate synthase small subunit yields MWAILSILVENKPGILFKITHLFRARNFNIDSISVGTTENPDYSKMTITTYGDEKRIEQIVKQLDKMIDTVKVEHLDEHKTVFRELSIFKIKLSNANDSMEVNKLANAYGGKVHDVKKDSMMVELTATPDQIKAFEELARPFGILDVARTGVAALQRSGA; encoded by the coding sequence ATGTGGGCAATTCTTTCTATTTTAGTTGAAAATAAACCTGGAATTTTATTCAAGATAACGCATCTTTTTAGAGCAAGAAATTTCAACATTGATAGTATTTCAGTAGGAACTACTGAAAATCCTGATTACTCTAAAATGACTATCACGACATATGGGGATGAAAAACGAATCGAACAGATAGTAAAACAACTCGATAAAATGATTGATACTGTAAAAGTTGAGCATTTAGATGAGCACAAAACTGTATTTCGAGAACTTAGTATTTTTAAGATAAAACTCAGTAATGCTAATGATAGTATGGAAGTTAACAAATTAGCAAATGCATATGGTGGCAAAGTCCATGATGTTAAAAAGGATTCTATGATGGTTGAATTGACTGCTACGCCTGATCAAATTAAAGCATTTGAGGAATTAGCAAGGCCATTTGGAATACTTGATGTTGCACGAACTGGTGTTGCTGCATTGCAGAGAAGTGGCGCTTAA